tggtctgaccagtaactTGTAAAGACGAAGAACAATGTTCTAGTTATgcgacctcttctgatgcaccctgTGATCCCATCTGCCGTGcctgcagctgcctgacactggttgctccagttaagcttacagttaactaaacccgctaagtccttctccatgtcagagtccccagtggtttcccattagtGTGTaaaggtgacatgtatttcctgtctGTGTGCAGAACCTCACATGTATGAGTGTTACCCCTCAGCTGACACTTTTGATGTGCAGATACTTTGGGGCAGCGCCACTTGGAGAGAAATTCATTAACTGTGCCTGTCATTTTATCGACAGCTGAGTGTTTTTTGATGACGTCATATGCGATGCTGTCCGTGTACCATATGGTGGCGCTCTCTTGTGTTGGTTCACGGTGGATCTGGACGTTTACATTCTTATTTGGTTTCCAGGAGATTTTCTTATTTGCGGCATCGTCTTCTGCTGGGATGGGTCCTGGAGAGGATGGAGTGTTGGAGGGAGAGGAGCTGAGCGACGAGGAGGTAGGACGTGACTGGACCCCACAGGAAAAGGCTCTACACGAAGCAAAGGTGAAGGCGAAGGCCAAGCGTCGCATCCATCGGACATCATCCCGGGACTCTACCAGAGAGTCTGAGAGTACAGACAGTCCAGTGGAGCCCATCAGCCCCCGAGAGAAAGGCCATGACAGAAAGTCACGAATGGGCAAAGGACGAGGACTGCCCAAGAAAGGTAAGAGGAGTAAATGAAGAATGATGGCAGAGGAGGGGGCAGTGGGCATGAAAAGATATGGAGATCGTAGTGGTTATTGATAATATGGGGCTAAAAAATGGTAGAGGTGAGTGTTCTTGCACATGTCAGCAATGAGGGGGCACACTGGTATCGAGCAGTAGATTCTAGATCTGATAAAAGGCAAAGTAGTCCTCTAGTTGAGGAGGCAATGATGGTGGAGAACGTGGTGTCCAGGACGGCAGATCTAGTGAAGGCTGTGTGGTGGAGTAGTAGGTTGTAGAGGTCTCTGCCAAGGATTGTAGATCTAGAATGTATGTCAGGATGATAATGATGGAGACCATTAGaatgtgaatgtctgggatagaAGGCCACATCTTTGGTTCTTCCTGCAGGAGGTGCTGGTGGAAAAGGCGTCTGGGGTGCTCCAGGACAGGTCTACACTTACCAGGAACCTGATGCTCGAGACCCAAATTATGATGAAGCGGCTCAGGTAATACCTGTGGGGAGCTGGTGTATATGGCTAGAAATTTTGCATGACTGGGTCAACGGCTTAAGAGACTAGCACTGCTCGGAGGCTGGCATAAAGCACATCGTGCGGGATCACTCTAAAGACTAGGAATGGTGGCTGCACTTTCCCAATTATATGTACTGCTTAGACAAAATGCCTCGGAGAGGGAGGGGAGCTGCTCAGAAGAGCCTAGAAGTGATGACAAAAGAAGCTAGAAAAGTACTATACCATGAATAATGCCAAAGGGAGTATGGGAGAAGATAGGCTGCCACAGAAGAGGACCTTCAAGAAGCAGAACTGTACTGCTGGTGCTCATAGACGAGGGCTCAGGCAGAAAAGAGGAACTCAAGAGGCGGCCCTCGGATGGAACTCGGGAGATCGAGAGGCGGCCCTCGGATGGAACTCGGGAGATCGAGAGGCGGCCCTCGGATGGAACTCGGGAGATCGAGAGGCGGCCCTCGGATGGAACTCGGGAGATCGAGAGGCGGCCCTCGGATGGAACTCGGGAGATCGAGAGGCGGCCCTCGGATGGAACTCGGGAGATCGAGAGGCGGCCCTCGGATGGAACTCGGGAGATCGAAAGGCGGCCCTCGGATGGAACTCGGGAGATCGAAAGGCGGCCCTCGGATGGAACTCGGGAGATCGAGAGGCGGCCCTCGGATGGAACTCGGGAGATCGAAAGGCGGCCCTCGGATGGAACTCGGGAGATCGAGAGGCGAGCTTAGAGGGAGGGTTACAGCCCCAGGTGTGAAGGGAGAAAGGGGAGGTAGATATCTTCATCTTATTGTTTATAATCTGAGTAAGAATTAGTACAAGCGAGTTATTAACCCTATAGTGTCCACCAATACGCCTTTTACGATGGCCACTAAGTTGCTTTAGATCAGGCAGTCATTTCTTTATGGCAGCCTAGTCTGAGTGTTACACAGACATCGTTAATACGTTTTGCCCTTGGTCAGCTGTTCACCCTGGGTAACGTGTTCGGAATGGGGTGCGTTCTGATGCTACAACCCCTTCAAGGCCAAAAAGAAAGCAGGAGCAGCACGGCTTCAAGTATATATGCTGTAATTCCATCTGGAGAAGGTTGTCTTTGTTCTCCTGGACAGCTGACTATCGCAGACTACAAATGGGTGTATGGTGTGATGTCCGTGTGCTCGTCAGTCACTGATTTCTGCCAACAGGGGGACACGGTGTATCAGAAGGTGATTCCGGAGCTGGATGAGACCGGGCTGCAGAAGACTGTGCAGCCCATGGTGAAGGAATACTTTGAGCATGCAGACACTGAGGAGGTTCTAGTAAGTATCTGGCCATGTGTGATACTTATGATGTTGGAGTCTTGGAGTTACGGGTTAGAGAGCCCGGACCGTGTGTCATGTGGGGGCACAGGCTGCAGAGACTTTTAAGCTGTGGGTCTGTTTCTGATTGATTCCAGGCTCTTTTGCGAGAGTTGAATTTGGGGAGTCAGAAGCCTGGGGTTCCCCGTCTTGCTGTTTCTCTGTCCCTGGAAGGAAAAGCTAGCCACCGAGAGCTGACGTCACGTCTCCTCTGTGATCTCTGCAAAGTCTTGTCTGAGGAGGATATGGCGTGCGCCTTTGACAGATTGCTGACGGACCTCCCTGACCTGATCCTGGACACTCCGGAGGCTCCACAGGTAATGGCAATATGATGGATGCCAATGTCCTGTAATGGTGCATTGGAGTCATCTCTTCTGCCCGTTGGTCTCGTTGGACTGATGTTGACTCTGCAGCGTGCTTTGTCTTGCAGATGCTGGGACAGTTTATCGCTCGTGCGGTTGCAGATCACGCTTTGCCATTAGATTTCCTGAATCGCTACAAGGGACGAGTTGACTGTGAGCATGCG
The sequence above is a segment of the Eleutherodactylus coqui strain aEleCoq1 chromosome 7, aEleCoq1.hap1, whole genome shotgun sequence genome. Coding sequences within it:
- the LOC136572322 gene encoding programmed cell death protein 4-like isoform X1, giving the protein MELAVRADRRLRSRREAKLEYRQERGAKSLATSTAGTPLSTPGADGMEVDRLSPGERRWFRVSNQLCFYCGKAGHRMASCQERQLRKQQEIFLFAASSSAGMGPGEDGVLEGEELSDEEVGRDWTPQEKALHEAKVKAKAKRRIHRTSSRDSTRESESTDSPVEPISPREKGHDRKSRMGKGRGLPKKGGAGGKGVWGAPGQVYTYQEPDARDPNYDEAAQGDTVYQKVIPELDETGLQKTVQPMVKEYFEHADTEEVLALLRELNLGSQKPGVPRLAVSLSLEGKASHRELTSRLLCDLCKVLSEEDMACAFDRLLTDLPDLILDTPEAPQMLGQFIARAVADHALPLDFLNRYKGRVDCEHARAALDRAAVLLRIKREIIRLDNVWGVGGGQRPVKHLTKEMNLILQEFLVSGQVSEAERCLRELEVPHFHHELVYEAVVLLLEGSVEGHVLMVVKLLKALWESGLITLDQMNRGFQRVYSELPDLSLDVPMAHSVMEKLVDLCYKEGAITQQLRDQCPSRGRKRFVSEGDGGLIKE
- the LOC136572322 gene encoding programmed cell death protein 4-like isoform X2 — encoded protein: MGPGEDGVLEGEELSDEEVGRDWTPQEKALHEAKVKAKAKRRIHRTSSRDSTRESESTDSPVEPISPREKGHDRKSRMGKGRGLPKKGGAGGKGVWGAPGQVYTYQEPDARDPNYDEAAQGDTVYQKVIPELDETGLQKTVQPMVKEYFEHADTEEVLALLRELNLGSQKPGVPRLAVSLSLEGKASHRELTSRLLCDLCKVLSEEDMACAFDRLLTDLPDLILDTPEAPQMLGQFIARAVADHALPLDFLNRYKGRVDCEHARAALDRAAVLLRIKREIIRLDNVWGVGGGQRPVKHLTKEMNLILQEFLVSGQVSEAERCLRELEVPHFHHELVYEAVVLLLEGSVEGHVLMVVKLLKALWESGLITLDQMNRGFQRVYSELPDLSLDVPMAHSVMEKLVDLCYKEGAITQQLRDQCPSRGRKRFVSEGDGGLIKE